Proteins from one Strix aluco isolate bStrAlu1 chromosome 10, bStrAlu1.hap1, whole genome shotgun sequence genomic window:
- the IDS gene encoding iduronate 2-sulfatase isoform X1, with amino-acid sequence MAAGASRRAAAWLCLHLCLLALPRDAFAVALEAAATRWPRTRGAAAGPGDHMNILFIVVDDLRPVLGCYGDKLVKSPNIDQLASHSIVFSNAYAQQAVCAPSRVSFLTGRRPDTTRLYDFYSYWRVHAGNYSTMPQYFKENGYMTLSVGKVFHPGVSSNYSDDYPYSWSIPPFHPSAEKYENYKTCRGKDGKLYANLVCPVDVTEMPGGTLPDIQSTEEAIRLLNAVKTNKQKFFLAVGYHKPHIPLRYPQEFLKLYPLENITLAPDPWVPEKLPSVAYNPWTDIRQRDDVEALNVSFPYGPLPDDFQRQIRQSYYAAVSYLDTQVGLLLNALDDVGLSNNTIVVFTADHGWSLGEHGEWAKYSNFDVATRVPLMFYVPGMTTSSVNQGERVFPYLDPFSHVLGVVPQGRSKKVVELVSLFPTLAELAGLQVPPACPETSFHVALCAEGASIVRYFNASEEKVEEEKGGCGDTYRCFNEESVALSQYPRPADTPQWNSDKPKLKDIRIMGYSMRAVDYRYTVWVGFNPNNFSADFEDVHAGELYMVETDPNQDYNIYNNTSHGVFFKKILGFLKH; translated from the exons ATGGCGGCCGGCGCTTCTCGCCGCGCGGCCGCTTGGCTCTGCCTCCACCTCTGCCTGCTGGCGCTTCCCCGCGACGCCTTCGCGGTCGCCCTGGAGGCGGCGGCGACCCGTTGGCCCCGcacccgcggggcggcggcggggcccggag ATCATATGAATATCCTGTTTATAGTTGTGGATGATCTGCGTCCTGTTTTGGGCTGTTACGGAGATAAGCTTGTGAAATCTCCAAATATTGATCAACTTGCTTCTCACAGTATTGTGTTCAGCAATGCATATGCACAG CAAGCTGTGTGTGCTCCCAGTAGAGTGTCGTTTCTTACTGGACGCAGACCTGATACTACCCGACTGTATGATTTCTACTCCTACTGGAGAGTACATGCAGGAAACTATTCCACGATGCCCCAGTATTTCAAGGAGAATGGCTACATGACCCTGTCTGTGGGGAAAGTTTTTCATCCTG GGGTTTCATCCAATTACAGTGATGACTATCCATACAGTTGGTCCATTCCACCTTTTCATCCTTCagctgaaaaatatgaaaattataaG acttgtagaggaaaagatggaaaacTTTATGCTAACTTGGTGTGCCCAGTGGATGTGACAGAAATGCCCGGTGGTACTCTGCCTGACATTCAGAGCACTGAAGAGGCCATACGCTTACTGAATGCTGTGAAAACCAACAAGCAAAAATTCTTCCTGGCTGTCGGTTACCACAAACCACATATCCCACTGAGGTACCCACAG GAATTTCTGAAGTTGTACCCCTTGGAAAACATCACATTAGCCCCAGATCCCTGGGTGCCTGAGAAACTGCCTTCTGTGGCGTACAACCCCTGGACGGATATCAGACAGAGGGATGATGTGGAAGCATTAAATGTTAGTTTCCCTTATGGACCACTTCCAGATGACTTCCAG CGGCAGATTCGTCAGAGCTATTATGCGGCGGTTTCTTACCTGGATACACAAGTTGGCCTGCTCTTGAATGCTTTGGATGATGTAGGACTCTCAAACAACACCATAGTAGTTTTTACTGCTGATCATG GATGGTCGCTGGGAGAACATGGTGAATGGGCAAAATACAGCAATTTTGATGTTGCTACCCGTGTGCCACTGATGTTTTATGTACCAGGAATGACAACTTCCTCTGTTAATCAAGGAGAGAGGGTCTTCCCCTACCTTGACCCTTTTAGCCATGTTTTAGGTGTGGTACCTCAAG GGCGAAGCAAAAAAGTGGTAGAGCTTGTGTCTCTGTTTCCAACGCTTGCTGAACTTGCTGGCCTGCAAGTTCCTCCGGCGTGCCCAGAGACTTCGTTTCATGTTGCACTGTGTGCTGAGGGGGCGAGCATTGTCCGATACTTTAATGCCTCTGAAgagaaggtggaggaagagaagggtgggTGTGGTGACACTTACAGGTGTTTTAATGAGGAATCTGTTGCTTTGAGCCAATACCCCCGACCTGCAGACACTCCTCAGTGGAACTCTGACAAGCCAAAGCTGAAAGACATCAGAATCATGGGCTATTCCATGCGTGCAGTTGACTACAGGTATACTGTATGGGTTGGGTTTAACCCCAACAACTTCAGTGCTGACTTTGAGGATGTCCATGCAGGAGAGCTGTACATGGTGGAGACTGATCCAAACCAGGATTATAACATCTATAACAATACCTCACatggtgtttttttcaaaaaaatccttgGCTTCCTGAAGCACTAG
- the IDS gene encoding iduronate 2-sulfatase isoform X2, whose product MNILFIVVDDLRPVLGCYGDKLVKSPNIDQLASHSIVFSNAYAQQAVCAPSRVSFLTGRRPDTTRLYDFYSYWRVHAGNYSTMPQYFKENGYMTLSVGKVFHPGVSSNYSDDYPYSWSIPPFHPSAEKYENYKTCRGKDGKLYANLVCPVDVTEMPGGTLPDIQSTEEAIRLLNAVKTNKQKFFLAVGYHKPHIPLRYPQEFLKLYPLENITLAPDPWVPEKLPSVAYNPWTDIRQRDDVEALNVSFPYGPLPDDFQRQIRQSYYAAVSYLDTQVGLLLNALDDVGLSNNTIVVFTADHGWSLGEHGEWAKYSNFDVATRVPLMFYVPGMTTSSVNQGERVFPYLDPFSHVLGVVPQGRSKKVVELVSLFPTLAELAGLQVPPACPETSFHVALCAEGASIVRYFNASEEKVEEEKGGCGDTYRCFNEESVALSQYPRPADTPQWNSDKPKLKDIRIMGYSMRAVDYRYTVWVGFNPNNFSADFEDVHAGELYMVETDPNQDYNIYNNTSHGVFFKKILGFLKH is encoded by the exons ATGAATATCCTGTTTATAGTTGTGGATGATCTGCGTCCTGTTTTGGGCTGTTACGGAGATAAGCTTGTGAAATCTCCAAATATTGATCAACTTGCTTCTCACAGTATTGTGTTCAGCAATGCATATGCACAG CAAGCTGTGTGTGCTCCCAGTAGAGTGTCGTTTCTTACTGGACGCAGACCTGATACTACCCGACTGTATGATTTCTACTCCTACTGGAGAGTACATGCAGGAAACTATTCCACGATGCCCCAGTATTTCAAGGAGAATGGCTACATGACCCTGTCTGTGGGGAAAGTTTTTCATCCTG GGGTTTCATCCAATTACAGTGATGACTATCCATACAGTTGGTCCATTCCACCTTTTCATCCTTCagctgaaaaatatgaaaattataaG acttgtagaggaaaagatggaaaacTTTATGCTAACTTGGTGTGCCCAGTGGATGTGACAGAAATGCCCGGTGGTACTCTGCCTGACATTCAGAGCACTGAAGAGGCCATACGCTTACTGAATGCTGTGAAAACCAACAAGCAAAAATTCTTCCTGGCTGTCGGTTACCACAAACCACATATCCCACTGAGGTACCCACAG GAATTTCTGAAGTTGTACCCCTTGGAAAACATCACATTAGCCCCAGATCCCTGGGTGCCTGAGAAACTGCCTTCTGTGGCGTACAACCCCTGGACGGATATCAGACAGAGGGATGATGTGGAAGCATTAAATGTTAGTTTCCCTTATGGACCACTTCCAGATGACTTCCAG CGGCAGATTCGTCAGAGCTATTATGCGGCGGTTTCTTACCTGGATACACAAGTTGGCCTGCTCTTGAATGCTTTGGATGATGTAGGACTCTCAAACAACACCATAGTAGTTTTTACTGCTGATCATG GATGGTCGCTGGGAGAACATGGTGAATGGGCAAAATACAGCAATTTTGATGTTGCTACCCGTGTGCCACTGATGTTTTATGTACCAGGAATGACAACTTCCTCTGTTAATCAAGGAGAGAGGGTCTTCCCCTACCTTGACCCTTTTAGCCATGTTTTAGGTGTGGTACCTCAAG GGCGAAGCAAAAAAGTGGTAGAGCTTGTGTCTCTGTTTCCAACGCTTGCTGAACTTGCTGGCCTGCAAGTTCCTCCGGCGTGCCCAGAGACTTCGTTTCATGTTGCACTGTGTGCTGAGGGGGCGAGCATTGTCCGATACTTTAATGCCTCTGAAgagaaggtggaggaagagaagggtgggTGTGGTGACACTTACAGGTGTTTTAATGAGGAATCTGTTGCTTTGAGCCAATACCCCCGACCTGCAGACACTCCTCAGTGGAACTCTGACAAGCCAAAGCTGAAAGACATCAGAATCATGGGCTATTCCATGCGTGCAGTTGACTACAGGTATACTGTATGGGTTGGGTTTAACCCCAACAACTTCAGTGCTGACTTTGAGGATGTCCATGCAGGAGAGCTGTACATGGTGGAGACTGATCCAAACCAGGATTATAACATCTATAACAATACCTCACatggtgtttttttcaaaaaaatccttgGCTTCCTGAAGCACTAG